In the genome of Photobacterium sp. TY1-4, one region contains:
- a CDS encoding GAF domain-containing protein: MENKSAFYERLTKQAVSLIEGESDLIANISNISALLFMELEDINWAGFYFLKGEQLVLGPFQGNPACVRIPVGRGVCGTAIAEDKVQRIADVHQFEGHIACDAASNSEIVIPFRVKGELYGVLDIDSPSLSRFDQSDEDGLVSFVRELQKRL; the protein is encoded by the coding sequence ATGGAAAATAAGTCAGCGTTTTACGAAAGACTCACGAAACAAGCGGTATCACTGATTGAAGGCGAGTCGGATTTGATTGCTAATATCTCTAATATTAGTGCGTTACTCTTTATGGAGTTAGAAGATATTAACTGGGCCGGCTTTTACTTTTTGAAAGGCGAACAGCTGGTGCTTGGTCCATTCCAGGGCAACCCGGCCTGTGTGCGCATCCCGGTCGGGCGCGGCGTGTGCGGGACGGCAATCGCCGAGGACAAAGTGCAGCGCATTGCAGATGTTCATCAGTTTGAAGGGCATATTGCCTGTGACGCGGCCAGTAACTCTGAGATTGTGATTCCGTTTCGTGTGAAGGGTGAATTATACGGTGTGCTGGATATTGATAGCCCAAGTTTGTCAAGATTTGACCAATCCGATGAGGATGGACTAGTGAGTTTTGTCAGGGAACTACAAAAAAGGCTCTAA
- a CDS encoding PqiB family protein: MNDRLDNQEPEPVKIKRDRGISPLWILPLLALVLAGWLVYKAVNEAGQRIKIHFSDAAGLTAGRTTIRYQGLEIGIIRDVILSKDLKSIYAEADIYPEAVKTLKEGTQFWLVKPKASITGISGLDALVSGNYIAMQPGQGDSAYEFTALDTQPSDLTLGEGLKIQLRAPSLGSVNIGSQVMYKQIPVGEVYNYTLSESKKRVLIDLLIKPQYAELVTNKSRFWNVSGMSANVGFNGIDVQFESLSAMIGGAIAFDSPDEGVTIQPGKQFRLYPDLNTAGRGIAITIELPDNNNVSANGAPIIYRGLEIGKVSDLRLDKQRQKVVAHAAIEPSMSELLTTGSRILLEEAEVSLTGVKNIGNLIRGNFLTLIPGHGEDARRFVAITQDQLLEQQPGIATFSLYADHSHGVKRGTLLKHRGLEVGRVKSVTLESNRVRFDVVVLPEHTALVRSASRFYLDGGIDATLGAQGLNVNVPPADQLISQSISFTSSGSRKILTHYPLYASKQLATLAAEQQQGQSTFTLFADELPPVSAGSPVLYRNLPVGEVKDYALTRDGVTVSLAIKNKYRHLIHSETVFWNRSGVEVEAGIGGFNIKADPLATLVKGGIAFDTLPGIANKTDHRFKLYPSLKDAKNFGLTITLTASDAKAVSVNSDIRYQGVNVGKVLDIIPNFKSGNVSIQARLFPQYAGQLAKSDSHFWLVTPKISLSGTKNLDSLLSSYIAVEPGTGSYSQTFTLGKTELAKTGLTVILESEERGSVSEGTPLLYRDMQVGQVVNVSLGELADRVIIEAQVEESYSHLVRTDSVFWNVSGLDVTIGLTGANVASGTVDSLLRGGIAFATPEQQPLSPIAEPESHFLLHRQAKPQWREWRTAIPHH; encoded by the coding sequence ATGAACGACAGACTCGATAACCAAGAACCAGAACCTGTGAAAATTAAACGAGATCGCGGCATCTCTCCCCTTTGGATCCTCCCTCTGCTCGCACTCGTTTTAGCCGGGTGGCTGGTCTACAAAGCGGTCAATGAAGCCGGCCAACGGATCAAGATCCACTTCAGTGATGCCGCCGGCCTGACGGCCGGTCGCACAACGATTCGCTATCAGGGCCTTGAGATCGGTATTATCCGCGATGTCATTCTGTCGAAGGATCTAAAGAGCATTTATGCCGAAGCAGACATCTATCCGGAAGCCGTCAAAACCTTGAAAGAAGGGACCCAATTCTGGCTGGTGAAACCCAAAGCCTCGATTACCGGTATTTCCGGGTTGGATGCGCTGGTGTCGGGCAACTACATTGCCATGCAACCCGGTCAGGGAGACAGTGCCTATGAGTTTACGGCACTCGATACCCAGCCTTCCGATCTGACGCTGGGAGAAGGACTGAAAATCCAGCTCCGCGCACCGAGCCTTGGGTCGGTGAATATCGGCTCTCAGGTCATGTACAAGCAGATCCCGGTAGGTGAAGTGTATAACTACACCCTGAGTGAGAGTAAAAAACGCGTCCTGATCGACTTGTTAATCAAACCCCAATACGCGGAACTGGTGACCAATAAAAGCCGCTTCTGGAATGTCAGTGGCATGAGCGCCAATGTCGGATTCAATGGCATTGATGTGCAATTTGAAAGTTTGTCGGCCATGATTGGCGGTGCCATTGCCTTTGACTCGCCGGATGAAGGCGTGACCATCCAACCCGGAAAACAGTTCCGCCTGTATCCGGATTTAAATACTGCCGGGCGCGGGATCGCAATCACCATCGAGCTCCCGGACAACAACAACGTCAGTGCCAACGGCGCGCCGATCATTTACCGCGGCCTGGAAATCGGCAAGGTCTCCGATCTGCGTCTGGATAAGCAGCGCCAGAAAGTCGTGGCGCATGCCGCCATCGAACCGAGCATGAGCGAGCTCCTGACCACCGGCTCACGGATCCTGCTGGAAGAAGCCGAAGTTTCTCTCACCGGGGTGAAGAATATCGGCAACCTGATCCGGGGGAATTTCCTGACACTGATCCCCGGCCACGGCGAAGACGCCCGACGTTTTGTCGCTATCACTCAGGATCAACTGCTGGAACAACAACCCGGTATCGCGACCTTCTCCCTCTACGCCGATCACAGTCACGGCGTAAAGCGCGGCACCCTGTTAAAACATCGGGGCCTGGAAGTCGGCCGTGTGAAGAGTGTCACGCTGGAAAGCAATCGGGTACGGTTCGATGTGGTTGTTTTGCCAGAGCACACGGCCCTGGTCCGCTCAGCCAGCCGCTTCTACTTAGACGGCGGGATTGATGCCACCCTCGGTGCCCAGGGGCTGAATGTCAACGTGCCGCCGGCCGATCAGCTGATTAGCCAAAGTATCAGCTTTACCAGTAGCGGTAGCCGCAAGATCCTGACCCACTACCCGCTTTACGCAAGTAAACAGCTGGCGACCCTGGCGGCCGAGCAGCAGCAAGGTCAGTCGACCTTTACCCTGTTCGCTGACGAGTTGCCGCCGGTTTCAGCCGGAAGCCCGGTACTGTATCGCAATCTGCCGGTGGGCGAAGTTAAGGACTACGCCCTGACCCGTGACGGCGTCACGGTCAGCCTGGCGATCAAGAACAAGTACCGTCATCTCATTCATAGTGAAACGGTGTTCTGGAATCGTTCCGGCGTGGAAGTTGAAGCCGGGATCGGGGGTTTCAACATCAAAGCCGATCCCCTGGCCACACTGGTCAAAGGCGGCATTGCGTTTGACACCCTACCGGGTATCGCAAACAAAACCGATCATCGCTTCAAGCTTTACCCGAGCCTGAAAGATGCGAAAAACTTCGGCCTGACCATTACCCTGACCGCCAGTGACGCCAAAGCCGTATCAGTGAATAGTGACATTCGCTATCAAGGCGTTAACGTTGGTAAAGTACTGGATATCATCCCGAATTTTAAATCAGGGAATGTCAGCATTCAGGCGCGCTTGTTCCCGCAATATGCCGGGCAACTCGCCAAATCCGATAGCCATTTCTGGCTGGTCACGCCGAAGATCAGCCTGTCCGGCACCAAGAACCTCGACTCTCTGCTCAGCAGCTACATTGCCGTTGAGCCCGGCACCGGCAGTTATTCTCAGACCTTCACGCTGGGAAAAACAGAACTGGCCAAAACCGGTCTGACGGTGATCCTTGAAAGTGAAGAGCGCGGCTCCGTCAGCGAAGGGACGCCGTTGTTGTATCGCGATATGCAAGTGGGTCAAGTCGTCAATGTGTCTCTGGGTGAGCTTGCCGATCGGGTCATTATTGAAGCGCAGGTTGAAGAATCCTACAGCCACCTGGTTCGTACTGACAGTGTGTTCTGGAATGTCTCCGGGCTGGATGTCACCATCGGCCTGACCGGCGCCAATGTGGCAAGCGGCACGGTCGATAGCCTGCTTCGCGGCGGGATTGCTTTCGCAACACCGGAGCAACAGCCTTTATCGCCGATTGCCGAACCAGAATCCCATTTCCTGCTGCACCGGCAAGCCAAGCCGCAATGGCGAGAATGGCGCACTGCCATTCCCCACCACTGA
- a CDS encoding paraquat-inducible protein A — translation MSLARRCPGCDLAIMPQVAQQGQSAYCPRCNTRLYRGGTSRFNSELAIALACLILFIPAHVFPLITIRLFGVMIPATLPAGGLVLASDFPIVAFLILFCSSIAPLLVSLSVLGAQAGLKWRRFRLFRLSILTIEHLRNWAMFDVFLISLAISSFKVQDYAELHIGPGLYSLVILQVLMSLLITRVSVHRYWEAWQPEGEHTDDELKAQCHSCHLTQAQGEHCMRCTAPLYHRVPHSIQKTWAYLIAATIFIFPANLYPISIFLNNGKRMEDTIFSGVASLVNNGMGGIAAIIFVASIVVPVAKILGLAFLLLAIQFKRQINHRHRMVIYRIIQWIGKWSMMDLFVISIMVTLIDRDQLLDFTPGPGAIAFGVVVVLTMLAAESLDSRLIWDNYERQTR, via the coding sequence ATGTCACTGGCAAGACGATGTCCCGGATGCGATTTAGCCATCATGCCGCAAGTCGCCCAACAAGGACAAAGTGCCTATTGCCCTCGCTGCAATACCCGATTATACCGAGGCGGCACTTCACGCTTTAACAGTGAGCTGGCCATTGCCCTGGCGTGTCTGATCCTGTTCATTCCTGCGCATGTATTCCCGCTCATTACGATCCGCCTATTCGGCGTGATGATCCCGGCCACACTCCCGGCCGGGGGACTGGTCCTGGCGTCTGATTTTCCCATCGTGGCATTTCTGATCCTGTTTTGCAGCAGTATTGCCCCGCTTCTGGTCAGTCTCTCGGTGCTCGGCGCTCAGGCAGGTCTGAAATGGCGACGTTTTCGCTTGTTTCGCCTTTCCATCCTGACCATTGAACACCTGCGCAACTGGGCGATGTTTGATGTCTTTCTGATCAGCCTGGCCATTTCCAGCTTCAAAGTACAGGACTATGCTGAACTTCACATCGGCCCCGGCCTTTATTCTTTAGTCATTCTGCAAGTTCTGATGTCATTGCTGATTACCCGGGTCAGCGTCCATCGCTACTGGGAAGCCTGGCAGCCGGAAGGCGAACATACTGATGACGAACTGAAAGCCCAATGCCATAGCTGCCATTTAACTCAGGCTCAGGGCGAGCACTGTATGCGCTGCACTGCACCGCTGTATCACAGGGTGCCCCACTCGATTCAGAAGACCTGGGCATACCTGATCGCAGCCACGATTTTTATTTTCCCGGCCAACCTGTACCCGATTTCCATTTTTCTTAATAACGGTAAGCGAATGGAAGATACCATTTTTTCCGGTGTCGCATCGCTGGTGAACAATGGTATGGGTGGTATCGCAGCAATCATTTTCGTCGCCAGTATTGTGGTGCCGGTTGCCAAGATCCTCGGGCTGGCGTTTCTGCTGCTGGCCATCCAGTTCAAACGCCAGATCAACCACCGACACCGAATGGTGATCTACAGGATAATTCAATGGATTGGCAAATGGTCAATGATGGATCTGTTTGTGATTTCAATTATGGTCACCCTGATTGACCGTGACCAACTCCTCGATTTTACACCCGGCCCGGGCGCCATTGCCTTTGGGGTCGTAGTTGTGCTTACCATGCTGGCTGCCGAAAGCCTGGATTCTCGTCTGATATGGGACAATTATGAACGACAGACTCGATAA
- a CDS encoding ABC transporter ATP-binding protein, protein MINWSWLVTQAKHHRPRLIAANIIAVLATLISVPIPLLMPLMVDEILLDKPAQGIDFLNFFLPQSLQTPTAYIFLVLLFVVLMRISSQALNILQSRQFTLVAKDITFHIRRHLLDKLGRISMRQYEEKGSGGITSHLITDVETIDKFVGDTLSRFLVGLLTVVGTAVILLWLNWQLGLFILLVNPVVVYASKKMGNRVKTLKRKENQAFEKFQQRLVETLDGLYQLRASNREREFLTQLKSSADNIRYDADKYAWQSEAAGRISFLLFLIGFELFRAMAMVMVLFTDLTIGQMFAVFGYLWFMLGPVQELLGIQFAWYGASAAMQRLNGLIALEEEVRPVATVNPFRAGESLQIDVRDLHFAYDEDKEVLRGLNLSIPAGKRVALVGSSGGGKSTLIQLLLGIYQKDSGDILINGAPIEDVSYEALREKMAVVLQHPILFNDTLRNNLCMGAHFNDEQLWQALDIAQMMDVTERLTKGLDTEIGRQGIRLSGGQRQRLAIARMILANPDFVILDEATSALDTATEAALHKALNEFLADRTTLIVAHRLSAVKQADLIYVLEDGQVSQSGTHAQLVNETGLYQTLYGSIQSSATEVRVDPQGAVARVNVK, encoded by the coding sequence ATGATTAACTGGTCTTGGCTGGTAACGCAAGCAAAACATCATCGGCCACGGCTAATTGCCGCCAATATCATCGCCGTTCTGGCGACGCTGATTAGTGTGCCCATCCCCCTGCTGATGCCGCTCATGGTTGACGAGATCCTGCTGGATAAACCCGCCCAGGGGATTGATTTTCTTAACTTTTTCCTACCACAATCCCTACAAACGCCCACCGCATACATTTTCCTGGTGCTGTTGTTTGTCGTGCTGATGCGAATCAGCAGCCAGGCATTAAATATTTTACAAAGTCGCCAGTTTACCCTGGTTGCAAAAGACATCACCTTCCATATTCGCCGCCACCTGCTCGACAAACTCGGCCGGATCAGCATGCGCCAGTATGAAGAAAAAGGCAGCGGCGGGATCACTTCGCACCTGATCACCGACGTGGAAACCATCGATAAATTTGTCGGTGATACCCTGAGCCGGTTTCTGGTCGGCCTGCTCACGGTGGTGGGCACCGCGGTGATCCTGCTGTGGCTGAACTGGCAGTTAGGGCTGTTCATTCTGTTGGTCAACCCGGTCGTAGTTTATGCTTCCAAGAAGATGGGCAACCGAGTCAAAACCCTCAAGCGAAAAGAAAACCAGGCATTTGAAAAATTCCAGCAGCGCTTGGTGGAAACCCTGGATGGACTCTACCAGTTGCGCGCTTCGAACCGGGAGCGGGAATTTCTGACCCAGCTCAAATCCAGTGCTGATAACATCCGTTACGACGCCGACAAGTATGCCTGGCAATCCGAAGCCGCCGGCCGGATCTCCTTCTTGCTGTTTTTGATCGGCTTTGAGCTGTTCCGGGCCATGGCGATGGTGATGGTGCTATTCACGGATCTGACCATCGGCCAGATGTTCGCCGTGTTCGGCTACTTGTGGTTCATGCTTGGTCCGGTTCAGGAGCTGCTCGGCATTCAGTTTGCCTGGTACGGTGCCTCTGCCGCCATGCAGCGGCTCAATGGCCTGATCGCACTGGAAGAAGAAGTCCGCCCGGTTGCGACCGTCAATCCGTTCCGAGCCGGAGAAAGTCTGCAAATTGATGTCCGTGATCTGCACTTTGCCTATGATGAGGATAAAGAAGTGCTGCGTGGCCTGAACCTGTCGATCCCGGCCGGGAAGCGGGTGGCGCTGGTCGGCTCCTCCGGTGGCGGGAAGTCGACGTTAATCCAGCTTCTGCTGGGGATCTATCAAAAAGACAGCGGCGATATCCTGATCAACGGCGCTCCGATTGAAGACGTCAGCTACGAAGCGCTACGGGAAAAAATGGCGGTGGTGTTGCAGCACCCGATACTGTTCAATGACACCCTGCGCAACAACCTCTGCATGGGCGCGCACTTTAATGATGAGCAACTCTGGCAAGCCTTGGACATTGCCCAGATGATGGACGTTACCGAACGGCTGACCAAAGGGTTGGATACCGAGATTGGTCGTCAGGGGATCCGCCTTTCCGGCGGTCAGCGACAGCGCCTGGCGATTGCCCGAATGATCCTGGCCAATCCGGATTTTGTGATCCTGGACGAAGCCACCTCTGCGCTTGATACCGCCACTGAAGCTGCTTTGCATAAAGCCCTGAATGAGTTTCTGGCCGATCGAACCACCCTGATTGTTGCCCACCGTTTATCTGCGGTTAAGCAAGCTGATTTAATCTATGTGCTTGAAGACGGCCAAGTCAGCCAGTCGGGAACACATGCTCAGCTCGTGAATGAAACCGGGTTATATCAGACCCTATATGGTTCAATTCAGTCATCAGCCACAGAAGTGCGAGTCGATCCACAAGGGGCTGTAGCCAGAGTGAATGTAAAATAA
- the proQ gene encoding RNA chaperone ProQ, which produces MENSEKLTNSKEVIAYIAERFPKCFTVEGEAKPLKIGIFQELAERLSEDPKVSKTQLRTALRQYTSSWRYLHGVKAGASRVDLDGNECGVLEEEHVEHAKKALEESKARVRARRKEQAEAKAAAGKEGEDKAKKIRAKSSKPKSTKQKTTKLNKKPAETTRALNADEVIVGKSVSVNMGTGNMPATIVEINKDDVRVRLTNGLTMVVKAEHLRS; this is translated from the coding sequence ATGGAAAACTCTGAAAAGCTAACGAACAGTAAAGAAGTGATTGCCTACATTGCTGAGCGTTTCCCAAAATGTTTCACCGTTGAAGGTGAAGCTAAGCCACTGAAAATTGGTATCTTCCAAGAACTGGCGGAACGTCTGAGCGAAGACCCGAAGGTGAGTAAGACTCAGCTGCGTACTGCGCTGCGTCAATACACTTCTTCCTGGCGTTACCTGCATGGTGTGAAAGCCGGCGCCAGTCGTGTTGATCTTGACGGCAACGAGTGTGGCGTATTGGAAGAAGAACACGTAGAACACGCGAAAAAAGCGCTCGAGGAAAGCAAGGCTCGAGTTCGTGCTCGCCGTAAAGAGCAGGCAGAAGCGAAAGCGGCTGCTGGCAAAGAAGGTGAGGACAAGGCGAAAAAAATTCGCGCTAAATCGTCTAAACCTAAGAGCACCAAACAAAAAACGACTAAGCTAAATAAAAAGCCTGCAGAAACGACCCGTGCGTTGAATGCTGATGAAGTTATCGTAGGTAAGTCTGTCAGTGTCAACATGGGTACCGGAAACATGCCGGCGACTATCGTTGAAATTAATAAGGACGATGTGCGCGTACGTTTGACCAATGGACTGACCATGGTTGTAAAAGCGGAGCACCTTCGTTCGTAA